The following proteins are encoded in a genomic region of Lachnospiraceae bacterium KM106-2:
- a CDS encoding Inosine-5'-monophosphate dehydrogenase → MGKIIGEGITFDDVLLVPAYSEIIPNQVDLSTNLTKSIKLNIPMMSAGMDTVTEHRMAIAMARQGGIGVIHKNMSIEAQAEEVDKVKRSENGVITDPFYLSPEHTLQDANELMAKFRISGVPITEGKKLVGIITNRDLKFETDFSKKIKDCMTSENLITAPEGITLQEAKEILGQARKEKLPIVDKNGNLKGLITIKDIEKQIKYPLSAKDEQGRLRCAAAVGITHNILERVDALVNAKVDAIVIDSAHGHSLNVINTVKMVKEKYPDLQVIAGNVATGEATKALIEAGVDAVKVGIGPGSICTTRVVAGIGVPQITAIMDSYAVAKEYGIPIIADGGIKYSGDMTKAIAAGANVCMMGSIFAGCDESPGTFELFQGRKYKVYRGMGSIAAMENGSKDRYFQEDAKKLVPEGVEGRVAYKGTVEDTVFQLMGGLRSGMGYCGAQTVETLKETGRFVKISAASLKESHPHDIHITKEAPNYSVDE, encoded by the coding sequence ATGGGAAAAATTATCGGCGAAGGCATTACGTTTGATGATGTATTACTAGTACCTGCGTATTCAGAAATTATTCCAAATCAAGTAGACTTATCTACTAATTTGACAAAGTCAATCAAATTAAACATTCCTATGATGAGTGCAGGTATGGACACTGTTACAGAACACAGAATGGCGATCGCGATGGCTCGACAAGGCGGAATCGGAGTTATTCATAAAAATATGTCAATTGAGGCTCAAGCAGAAGAAGTTGATAAAGTAAAACGTTCTGAGAATGGTGTAATTACAGATCCATTTTATTTATCACCAGAGCATACATTACAAGACGCAAATGAATTAATGGCTAAGTTCAGAATTTCGGGCGTTCCTATTACAGAGGGTAAAAAATTAGTTGGTATCATTACAAACCGTGATTTAAAATTTGAAACTGACTTCTCTAAGAAAATTAAAGATTGCATGACAAGCGAGAATTTAATCACTGCTCCTGAAGGAATTACATTACAGGAAGCAAAAGAGATTCTTGGTCAAGCAAGAAAAGAGAAATTACCTATCGTTGATAAAAACGGAAACTTAAAAGGTTTAATTACAATTAAGGATATTGAAAAACAGATCAAATATCCATTATCAGCAAAAGATGAGCAAGGACGTCTTAGATGTGCAGCAGCTGTTGGTATTACACACAACATCTTAGAACGTGTAGATGCATTAGTAAATGCTAAGGTAGATGCTATCGTTATTGATAGTGCACATGGTCATTCTTTAAATGTTATTAATACTGTAAAAATGGTAAAAGAGAAATATCCTGATCTTCAAGTAATTGCTGGTAACGTAGCAACAGGCGAAGCAACAAAAGCTTTGATCGAAGCTGGCGTTGATGCTGTTAAAGTTGGTATCGGACCTGGTTCTATTTGTACGACTCGTGTTGTTGCAGGTATCGGTGTTCCTCAGATCACAGCAATTATGGATTCTTATGCAGTTGCAAAAGAATATGGTATTCCAATCATCGCAGATGGTGGTATTAAATATTCAGGCGATATGACAAAAGCAATCGCAGCAGGTGCTAACGTATGTATGATGGGTAGTATCTTTGCTGGATGCGATGAGAGCCCAGGAACATTCGAATTATTCCAAGGACGTAAATACAAAGTATATCGTGGCATGGGATCTATCGCAGCAATGGAAAATGGTAGTAAAGATCGTTACTTCCAAGAAGATGCTAAGAAATTAGTTCCAGAAGGCGTAGAAGGCCGTGTTGCTTATAAAGGAACAGTAGAAGATACTGTATTCCAATTAATGGGCGGTTTAAGATCTGGTATGGGTTACTGCGGTGCTCAGACAGTTGAAACGTTAAAGGAAACAGGAAGATTCGTTAAGATCTCCGCTGCTTCTTTAAAAGAAAGCCATCCACATGATATTCATATAACAAAAGAAGCTCCAAACTACTCTGTTGACGAGTAG
- a CDS encoding RNA polymerase sigma factor RpoE → MQPQEELIQAIEEYKAGRQEAFFQICMYSDRYLYTCINNVVHNPDLVPDFMQETYIEVSRKLEQLEDIYCYYGWIGTIATRKCFAYLRKNNQEILLEEEDRTIEDTPDNVAFIPESIVQDKEKQRLLKNIIDEELTDMQRLCIVGYYYNNQKQEEIAQDLEIPLNTVKTNLSRAKAKIKKGVLSLEKEHNTRLYSLAPAMVLLLDSEVRNAVIPDFVASGIAQAITGEFHHQATVHAAQTAKAVTGATAKTVTKKAVSKAVKGKIAAAVVGAALIGGAGTVAVKQNPKILKPVQQMFVKEKKGSTAESSTLKKSIAATSIPTQTPKAVQNDTELLSKDEKTKLKVLLGCFFGGAKQGEGQDHVVYDVKREENIYGFMDILSQNEYQYEKLVPSKVKDDSESGYPEFYELAELNKYLNEIFGASITKTEGLDHFKTNKNKFEIYMGELSPEPNKCSIEKISKKDKDTIEISGRVVDYYSVDYAYIGYGDTYEYKAELKKNYQSMFGYTLVSLSRNITSRSLEKKTPDWMKAYLEYDWGLGKKEFDDYSIGFYDFDKDGIPEAIDRVHINPEYIDEEVDGDCYMVGVLKYTKDGMIGIHDADSDDENKEGYLSKTDQYCKYTTNEEEGYEEYQVYTLKEGRFVNDYEVQKSKNSDSNSYSYTRSDEKVRMKTITEEEFNQVANDFHEIKYYDILDMAAGMEQYIK, encoded by the coding sequence ATGCAACCACAAGAAGAGTTAATTCAAGCAATAGAAGAATATAAAGCAGGAAGACAGGAAGCATTTTTCCAGATCTGTATGTATAGCGATCGTTATCTATATACCTGTATCAATAATGTCGTGCATAATCCGGACTTAGTTCCGGATTTTATGCAAGAGACTTACATAGAAGTGAGCAGAAAGCTTGAGCAGTTAGAGGATATCTATTGTTATTATGGATGGATTGGAACCATTGCGACTCGAAAATGTTTTGCCTATTTAAGAAAGAACAATCAGGAGATCTTATTGGAGGAAGAAGATCGTACAATAGAGGATACTCCAGATAATGTGGCCTTTATTCCAGAATCCATTGTGCAGGACAAGGAAAAACAGAGATTATTAAAGAATATCATAGATGAAGAGTTAACCGATATGCAGCGCTTATGTATTGTCGGATATTATTATAATAATCAGAAACAAGAGGAGATTGCACAAGATCTTGAGATACCGCTCAATACGGTTAAGACGAATTTATCCCGCGCTAAGGCTAAGATTAAAAAGGGTGTGCTTTCATTGGAGAAAGAGCACAATACAAGGTTATACTCTCTTGCACCAGCCATGGTATTGCTGCTTGACAGCGAGGTTCGAAATGCTGTGATACCAGACTTTGTAGCAAGTGGGATTGCACAGGCGATAACCGGTGAGTTTCATCATCAAGCAACCGTTCATGCAGCTCAGACAGCCAAAGCGGTAACCGGTGCAACGGCTAAGACGGTAACAAAGAAAGCAGTTAGCAAGGCAGTAAAAGGAAAAATTGCAGCAGCAGTTGTAGGGGCAGCTCTCATTGGAGGAGCCGGTACGGTTGCAGTGAAGCAGAATCCTAAGATATTAAAGCCGGTGCAGCAGATGTTTGTGAAAGAGAAGAAGGGCAGTACGGCAGAGAGTAGTACACTAAAAAAATCTATTGCAGCAACTTCAATACCAACACAGACTCCCAAAGCAGTTCAGAACGATACGGAACTTCTTTCAAAAGATGAAAAAACAAAGTTAAAGGTCTTATTAGGATGCTTTTTTGGTGGAGCAAAACAGGGAGAAGGACAGGATCATGTTGTGTATGACGTGAAAAGAGAAGAAAATATCTATGGCTTTATGGATATCTTATCTCAAAACGAATATCAATATGAAAAACTTGTTCCATCCAAAGTAAAAGATGATTCAGAAAGCGGATATCCAGAATTTTATGAGCTTGCTGAATTGAATAAGTATTTAAATGAGATATTTGGTGCATCAATTACTAAGACTGAGGGACTAGATCATTTTAAAACAAATAAAAATAAGTTTGAAATCTATATGGGGGAGCTTTCACCAGAACCTAATAAATGCTCTATTGAGAAGATATCTAAAAAGGATAAGGATACGATTGAGATATCAGGAAGAGTTGTTGATTACTATTCTGTAGATTATGCATATATAGGATATGGAGATACCTATGAGTATAAAGCTGAATTAAAGAAAAATTACCAGAGTATGTTCGGATATACTTTGGTTAGCCTATCACGCAATATTACTTCACGGTCCTTAGAAAAGAAGACTCCGGATTGGATGAAAGCATATTTGGAATATGACTGGGGGCTCGGAAAAAAAGAGTTTGATGATTATTCGATTGGATTTTATGACTTTGATAAGGATGGTATACCAGAAGCAATCGATAGAGTTCATATAAATCCTGAGTACATTGATGAAGAAGTCGATGGGGACTGTTATATGGTCGGTGTCTTGAAATATACGAAAGATGGCATGATAGGTATTCATGATGCGGACAGTGATGATGAGAATAAAGAAGGCTATCTTTCTAAGACTGATCAATATTGTAAGTATACTACGAATGAAGAAGAAGGATATGAAGAGTACCAAGTGTATACCCTTAAAGAAGGAAGATTTGTTAATGATTATGAGGTCCAGAAGAGTAAGAATTCAGATAGCAATTCCTATAGCTATACTAGAAGTGACGAAAAAGTTAGAATGAAAACTATAACAGAAGAAGAATTTAATCAAGTTGCCAATGATTTTCATGAAATCAAGTATTATGACATACTAGATATGGCAGCAGGAATGGAGCAATATATTAAGTAA
- a CDS encoding integral membrane protein — translation MKLYSKSNVFIALLFTILLISLGVITIINFKPLYYYDIKALNLEKETGLSNDEIRSNYDTLIHYCSPFNQEDLEFPTLTSSKEGLIHFEEVKRIFVAFYYMAAISFLLLLLPVIKKWKNRDFSFLRTSSYLSILLPVIVGIACSLNFDKSFELFHKLFFRNDYWIFDPAKDPIINLLPEAFFLHCAIFIILFVLIGSALLFALSKILGKQGNSEA, via the coding sequence ATGAAACTTTATTCTAAAAGTAACGTCTTTATAGCACTTTTATTTACTATATTACTAATTTCACTTGGTGTAATCACCATCATCAACTTTAAACCACTTTATTATTACGACATCAAAGCCCTCAATCTTGAAAAAGAGACTGGACTAAGTAACGATGAAATTCGTAGTAACTATGACACCTTAATTCATTATTGTTCTCCATTCAATCAGGAAGACTTAGAATTTCCTACTTTAACTTCTAGTAAAGAAGGACTCATTCATTTTGAAGAAGTAAAACGAATCTTTGTGGCATTTTATTATATGGCCGCCATCAGTTTTCTCCTCTTACTTCTTCCGGTGATAAAGAAATGGAAGAATCGAGACTTTTCCTTCTTACGAACCTCTTCCTACTTATCCATTCTTCTTCCTGTGATAGTTGGAATAGCGTGCTCACTTAACTTTGACAAGAGTTTTGAACTCTTCCACAAGTTATTTTTCCGAAATGATTATTGGATTTTTGATCCGGCAAAAGACCCAATCATCAATTTATTACCGGAAGCGTTTTTCTTGCACTGTGCAATCTTCATCATTCTCTTTGTATTGATCGGAAGTGCACTTTTATTTGCACTAAGTAAGATACTTGGAAAACAAGGAAACTCAGAGGCTTAA
- a CDS encoding IMP cyclohydrolase, protein MRALISVSDKTGIVEFAKELSDLGVEIISTGGTFAKLKEAGINAVEISEVTGFPECLDGRVKTLHPAVHAGLLAMRSKPEHMKQLQELNIQPIDMVVVNLYPFKATILKDDVTRAEAVENIDIGGPTMLRSAAKNYQDVAVVVDPADYSKVLDELKSDKEVSLDTKFYLMQKVFMHTSNYDTMIASYIKKERNDHSLPDTLTMTFEKIEDMRYGENPHQKAAFYREIGKKHGSLTDAVQLNGKALSFNNINDTNGALELLKEFTEPTVVACKHGNPCGVASAENILEAYKKAFNADNMSIYGGIVVTNRIITEDVAAEMAKIFLEVIVAPDYEDAALEIFCKKKNLRVLRLPEIDVLQDENAYDMKKVNGGLIVQTIDSKVYNEADLKVVTNRAPSEKEMEDLKFAWKVVKFVKSNGIAIAKDKQSYGIGPGQVNRVWAAEQCFEHATELIGEGASKGCVLASDAFFPFDDSVESAHKAGITAIIQPGGSIRDEDSIKKCNEYGIAMVFTGMRHFRH, encoded by the coding sequence ATGAGAGCATTAATTAGCGTATCAGACAAGACAGGCATTGTAGAATTTGCAAAGGAACTTAGCGACCTAGGGGTTGAAATTATTTCAACTGGAGGAACGTTTGCTAAGTTAAAAGAAGCTGGGATCAATGCAGTAGAAATTTCTGAAGTAACAGGTTTTCCGGAATGTTTAGATGGTCGAGTTAAAACATTACATCCAGCAGTACATGCAGGTTTGCTTGCAATGAGAAGTAAACCGGAACATATGAAACAATTACAAGAGTTAAATATTCAGCCAATTGATATGGTTGTCGTTAATCTATATCCATTTAAGGCGACTATTTTAAAAGATGATGTAACTCGTGCAGAAGCAGTTGAGAATATCGATATCGGTGGACCAACAATGCTTCGCAGCGCAGCAAAAAATTATCAGGATGTTGCTGTTGTAGTAGATCCAGCAGATTATAGCAAGGTATTAGATGAGTTGAAGTCAGATAAAGAAGTATCACTAGATACGAAGTTTTATTTAATGCAGAAAGTATTTATGCATACATCAAATTACGACACAATGATCGCAAGTTATATTAAAAAAGAACGTAACGATCATTCATTACCAGATACTCTTACGATGACATTTGAAAAGATCGAGGATATGAGATATGGTGAAAATCCTCATCAAAAAGCTGCTTTCTATCGTGAAATCGGTAAGAAACATGGTTCTTTAACAGATGCTGTTCAGTTAAATGGTAAAGCATTATCATTCAATAATATTAATGATACCAATGGTGCTTTAGAGTTATTAAAAGAATTTACTGAACCAACAGTTGTTGCTTGTAAACATGGTAATCCTTGTGGTGTAGCAAGCGCTGAAAATATATTAGAAGCTTATAAGAAGGCATTCAATGCGGATAATATGTCTATCTATGGTGGTATCGTTGTAACGAACCGCATTATTACAGAAGATGTTGCAGCTGAGATGGCAAAGATCTTTTTAGAAGTAATCGTTGCCCCAGACTATGAAGATGCTGCATTAGAAATTTTCTGTAAGAAGAAAAATTTACGTGTTCTTCGTTTACCTGAGATTGATGTTCTTCAAGATGAAAATGCATATGATATGAAGAAAGTAAATGGTGGTTTAATTGTTCAGACCATCGATAGCAAGGTTTATAATGAGGCTGATTTAAAGGTTGTTACCAATCGTGCTCCTTCTGAGAAGGAAATGGAAGATCTTAAATTTGCTTGGAAAGTTGTTAAATTTGTGAAATCCAATGGTATTGCCATTGCGAAGGATAAACAGAGTTATGGTATTGGACCTGGTCAGGTGAATCGTGTCTGGGCTGCTGAACAGTGTTTTGAACATGCTACAGAGTTGATCGGTGAGGGTGCTTCTAAAGGATGCGTACTTGCTTCGGATGCGTTCTTCCCTTTTGATGATTCGGTTGAGTCTGCCCACAAGGCTGGTATTACGGCTATTATTCAACCGGGTGGTTCGATTCGTGATGAGGATTCCATCAAGAAGTGTAATGAATACGGGATTGCAATGGTCTTCACGGGCATGCGCCATTTTAGACATTAG
- a CDS encoding dCMP deaminase, with protein sequence MKKNNFLKWDEYFMGIATLSALRSKDPNTRVGACIVNQENRILSVGYNGMPKGCSDDEYPWERDGDFLDTKYPYVCHAEMNAILNYTGVNMKGAKIYVTLFPCNECTKALIQTGISEIIYFDDKYAESDTTIASKRMLKSAGIKYRAYDKINRSISIDL encoded by the coding sequence ATGAAGAAAAACAATTTTTTAAAATGGGATGAATATTTCATGGGAATCGCAACTCTTTCTGCACTACGCAGTAAAGATCCAAATACACGTGTTGGTGCCTGCATCGTAAATCAAGAAAATCGAATTCTAAGTGTAGGTTACAACGGAATGCCAAAAGGATGCTCCGACGATGAATATCCTTGGGAACGCGATGGAGATTTCTTAGACACCAAATATCCATATGTTTGCCATGCAGAAATGAATGCAATTTTAAATTATACAGGAGTAAACATGAAAGGTGCCAAGATCTATGTCACTCTCTTTCCATGTAACGAATGTACCAAAGCACTGATCCAGACTGGAATTTCTGAAATCATCTATTTCGATGATAAATATGCCGAATCAGATACGACAATTGCAAGCAAACGTATGTTAAAGAGCGCCGGTATCAAATACCGTGCCTATGATAAGATTAATCGTTCTATCTCAATCGATTTATAG